The following are from one region of the Hydrogenophaga sp. BPS33 genome:
- a CDS encoding Bug family tripartite tricarboxylate transporter substrate binding protein, which produces MNRSTTSPSHVLRRRELLIGAGALAGGFAASPLSALANTAWPTRPVRIVVPFAPGGGADSSARVLAELFGTTLGQPFIVDNKPGAGSAIGVNHVAQSKDGHTLLMGSNSMVINSLLVPNIGYDVNKDFDVVGMVSDQPLVLVVPSNSSLQTLNDIVQQAKADPGKLTAGNSGNGTLAHLTAEMFSGEAGIEFTHVPYKGESAMMPDVLAGLVSLGFLNLPSVLPHIRAGKLRAIAVSSPKPVADLPGVPTLRSLNYPNLEMQGWAALFAPKGSIPAAGLAQLETMLSKALQSDTVKTKFASIGVAPVLKTRAQAGQFMRAELDRYAGVIKSRGIKAS; this is translated from the coding sequence ATGAACCGATCCACCACATCCCCCTCCCACGTCCTGCGCCGCCGCGAACTGCTGATCGGCGCCGGCGCGCTCGCGGGCGGCTTTGCCGCATCGCCGCTGAGCGCGCTGGCCAATACCGCGTGGCCCACACGCCCGGTGCGCATCGTGGTGCCCTTCGCCCCCGGTGGCGGTGCCGACAGCTCGGCGCGCGTGCTGGCCGAGCTCTTCGGCACCACCCTGGGCCAACCCTTCATCGTCGACAACAAGCCCGGCGCGGGCAGCGCCATCGGCGTGAACCACGTGGCCCAGAGCAAGGACGGCCACACGCTGCTGATGGGCAGCAACAGCATGGTGATCAACTCGCTGCTCGTACCCAACATCGGCTACGACGTGAACAAGGATTTCGACGTGGTCGGCATGGTCTCCGACCAGCCCTTGGTGTTGGTGGTGCCGAGCAATTCGTCCCTCCAGACCTTGAACGACATCGTGCAGCAAGCCAAGGCCGACCCTGGCAAGCTCACCGCCGGCAACAGCGGCAACGGCACCTTGGCCCACCTCACCGCCGAGATGTTCTCGGGCGAGGCCGGCATTGAGTTCACCCATGTGCCGTACAAGGGCGAGAGCGCCATGATGCCGGACGTGCTCGCCGGCCTGGTGTCGCTGGGCTTCCTGAACCTGCCCAGCGTGTTGCCGCACATCCGCGCCGGCAAGCTGCGCGCGATCGCCGTGTCCTCGCCCAAGCCGGTAGCCGACCTGCCGGGCGTGCCCACGCTGCGCTCGCTCAACTACCCGAACCTCGAGATGCAAGGCTGGGCGGCGCTGTTCGCCCCCAAGGGCAGCATTCCCGCGGCCGGCCTGGCGCAACTGGAAACGATGCTCTCCAAGGCGCTGCAGTCCGATACGGTCAAGACCAAATTCGCGTCCATCGGCGTGGCACCCGTGCTCAAGACCCGCGCCCAGGCGGGCCAGTTCATGCGCGCCGAACTGGATCGCTACGCAGGCGTGATCAAGTCGCGCGGCATCAAGGCGAGCTAA
- a CDS encoding FAD-dependent oxidoreductase, whose translation MQHAMTPTPDVLVCGGGLAGTMAAIAAARQGAKTLLVERYGFLGGNATGGAVAQFNCWQTAAGRRVIAGLAQEVVDRLETYGAARPHDVFVMSTGHPMDRVEYATEVLKLVLDDMVTDAGVTALLHTQLLDVNARNDRIETVRLLTKGGIVTVEPRVVIDTSGDMDVLHKAGARFLALDEGDSLQPATMMFRFGPIDFARLDALSPDEVQALAREGFEAGELARAALHLARDPFSQDAWFNISRLGIDATDTYALSRAEIEGRRQAWRAAQFLQRAVPGCEGGRLQAFATQVGIRETRRIHGDHVLTAEELVQPPPFDDTIALGAYPIDIHPAVGGELIYTPMGDDHAYQIPYRSLIPQGLANALVAGRGISATHAALAAIRVMTISMAVGQAAGTAAAQACASGGGDVRRVDVPALQRQLQAQGALLA comes from the coding sequence ATGCAACACGCGATGACGCCGACACCCGATGTGCTGGTCTGTGGCGGTGGCCTGGCCGGCACCATGGCGGCCATTGCCGCCGCGCGCCAAGGCGCCAAGACCTTGCTGGTGGAGCGCTACGGCTTCCTCGGCGGCAACGCCACGGGCGGCGCGGTTGCGCAGTTCAACTGCTGGCAGACCGCGGCAGGCCGCCGCGTCATCGCCGGCCTGGCGCAGGAAGTGGTGGACCGCCTCGAAACCTATGGCGCCGCACGGCCGCACGACGTGTTCGTCATGTCCACCGGCCACCCCATGGACCGCGTGGAATACGCCACCGAAGTGCTCAAGCTCGTGCTCGACGACATGGTGACGGACGCCGGCGTCACCGCGCTGCTGCACACGCAGCTGCTGGATGTGAACGCACGCAACGATCGCATCGAAACGGTGCGGCTGCTGACCAAAGGCGGCATCGTCACCGTGGAGCCGCGCGTGGTGATCGACACCTCGGGCGACATGGACGTTCTGCACAAGGCCGGCGCGCGCTTCCTGGCGCTGGACGAAGGCGACAGCCTGCAGCCCGCGACCATGATGTTCCGCTTCGGCCCGATCGACTTCGCGCGTCTCGATGCGCTGTCGCCAGACGAGGTACAGGCCCTGGCGCGCGAGGGTTTCGAAGCAGGTGAGCTCGCGCGCGCGGCGCTGCACCTGGCGCGCGACCCGTTTTCGCAGGACGCATGGTTCAACATCAGCCGACTGGGCATCGACGCCACCGACACCTACGCGCTGAGCCGCGCGGAAATCGAAGGCCGTCGCCAAGCCTGGCGTGCCGCTCAATTCCTGCAGCGTGCCGTGCCCGGCTGCGAAGGTGGCCGGCTGCAGGCCTTCGCCACGCAGGTCGGCATTCGCGAGACGCGCCGCATCCATGGCGACCACGTGCTCACCGCCGAAGAGCTGGTGCAACCGCCACCGTTCGACGACACCATTGCGCTGGGCGCGTACCCGATCGACATCCACCCCGCCGTGGGGGGCGAACTGATCTACACGCCCATGGGCGACGACCATGCGTACCAGATCCCCTACCGCAGCCTGATCCCGCAGGGCTTGGCCAACGCGCTGGTGGCCGGGCGCGGCATCTCGGCCACGCACGCCGCGCTGGCCGCGATCCGTGTCATGACGATCTCCATGGCGGTCGGCCAAGCCGCTGGCACAGCGGCCGCCCAGGCTTGCGCGTCGGGCGGTGGTGATGTACGGCGGGTGGACGTGCCGGCATTGCAACGCCAGTTGCAGGCACAGGGCGCGTTGCTGGCGTAG